Proteins from a single region of Chryseobacterium scophthalmum:
- a CDS encoding eCIS core domain-containing protein, producing the protein MRTHQYQEKSTFVRNTGVFFSPVIQKKLTVGSSNDSYEKEADRVADKIMKMSEPSSQVTHSGALLQRKCASCEQEEKLQMKPLAETISPLIQRSSSESGGVAPTQVESQINSSRGGGSNMDNETKNFMESRFGTDFSAVKIHTGNEAVKMSREFNAQAFAVGNDIYFNEGKYSPNSDSGKHLLAHELTHTVQQSGGVGKKVQKNDDKSIPDPDPETEMGKNIITSSADGLKIGIYDHNEGEMKRKSNEWALAENAIGFEGIKPDVKLTNLVFGKAISDENNSGKAINTISTIAKTCVDKANKLSGVTSGDQYKIKTLAFFAHGTEGWCSITPISGNEGKKLVKNVAASLKNDVDIIIYACSVANSPSEIHDDWDKGTMDAGGKDSMAEGVRDELFDQNITSGKVWGHTTVGHVTRNFALRYFKSDSKDTEGLSYVSEYVFTPYDEYLIRQEVINQLTTDGFDPTAIDTEKLISYQIKNLRKHFYKCYAQANDKLKYNQRNLAEAAPNHPLEVAKIINNYWDTAYWPEIKTTYIAKIVKHFKLVKASK; encoded by the coding sequence ATGAGAACACATCAATATCAAGAAAAATCTACTTTTGTCAGAAATACGGGGGTGTTTTTTTCACCTGTAATTCAGAAGAAACTTACAGTCGGTTCGTCGAATGACTCTTACGAAAAAGAAGCCGATCGAGTTGCTGATAAAATAATGAAAATGTCTGAGCCTTCTTCACAAGTCACACATTCAGGAGCTTTATTACAAAGAAAATGTGCCTCTTGTGAGCAGGAAGAAAAACTTCAGATGAAACCTTTGGCAGAAACCATTTCTCCATTAATTCAACGTTCATCTTCAGAAAGTGGAGGCGTTGCTCCAACTCAAGTTGAAAGTCAGATAAACTCCAGCAGAGGAGGTGGAAGCAACATGGACAACGAAACCAAAAACTTCATGGAAAGCCGTTTTGGAACTGATTTTTCGGCAGTGAAAATTCATACAGGAAATGAGGCCGTAAAAATGAGCAGAGAATTTAATGCACAAGCTTTTGCAGTTGGAAATGATATTTATTTTAATGAAGGAAAATACAGCCCGAATTCTGATTCTGGAAAACATTTATTGGCGCATGAGTTAACACATACGGTACAACAAAGTGGTGGAGTTGGGAAAAAAGTGCAGAAAAATGATGACAAAAGTATTCCAGATCCAGATCCAGAAACTGAAATGGGGAAAAACATCATTACTTCTTCTGCAGATGGATTAAAAATTGGTATTTATGACCATAATGAAGGAGAAATGAAGCGTAAATCAAATGAGTGGGCATTGGCAGAAAATGCTATTGGATTTGAAGGAATAAAACCAGACGTTAAACTAACTAATCTTGTTTTCGGAAAAGCAATTTCTGATGAAAATAACAGTGGGAAAGCCATAAATACAATTTCTACTATCGCAAAAACCTGTGTTGATAAAGCAAATAAGCTTAGTGGAGTAACATCAGGGGATCAATATAAAATTAAAACTTTAGCTTTTTTTGCACATGGCACAGAAGGATGGTGCAGTATTACTCCTATATCAGGAAATGAAGGAAAAAAATTAGTAAAAAATGTGGCAGCATCACTAAAAAATGATGTTGACATTATTATATATGCTTGTAGCGTAGCTAATTCTCCTTCTGAGATTCATGATGATTGGGATAAAGGTACTATGGACGCAGGCGGAAAAGATTCAATGGCTGAGGGGGTTAGAGATGAACTATTTGACCAAAATATAACATCAGGTAAAGTTTGGGGGCATACAACTGTTGGGCATGTTACACGCAATTTTGCTCTCCGTTATTTTAAGTCAGATTCAAAAGATACAGAAGGATTGTCTTATGTAAGTGAATATGTTTTTACACCATATGATGAATATTTGATAAGACAGGAAGTCATAAATCAATTAACAACTGATGGGTTTGATCCTACTGCTATTGATACTGAAAAATTAATAAGCTATCAAATTAAAAATCTTCGCAAACATTTTTATAAATGCTATGCTCAGGCAAATGATAAATTGAAATATAATCAAAGAAATTTAGCGGAAGCCGCTCCAAATCATCCATTAGAAGTTGCAAAAATCATAAACAATTATTGGGATACGGCTTATTGGCCTGAAATAAAAACTACTTATATAGCTAAGATTGTAAAGCATTTTAAATTGGTAAAAGCAAGTAAATAA
- a CDS encoding sugar phosphate isomerase/epimerase family protein: MKVKFGASLLSWITPIWNPEAGKYAIEKTAKAGFDLIEILLPSSMDFNSKEVKQQLKDNNLDVVCSLNLPKEAHIPFYPEVAEKLIKRAIDKTSELETDFLGGVLHGGIGVFSGNPLTENESEIIVEVWNKVADYAKEKGVNIGIEPINRYESYVCNTAENVLDLIKKTDKDNLVLHLDTFHMNIEENNFYDPIILAGNKLKHVHITESHRGMLGEGTVNWNELFRALKEIDFEGNLVLENFSSSIPGMQQMVSLWQKSPYDADQLADGSLQFLKIM, translated from the coding sequence ATGAAAGTAAAATTTGGAGCGTCACTTCTTTCCTGGATCACACCAATATGGAATCCTGAAGCCGGAAAATATGCAATAGAAAAAACGGCAAAGGCGGGTTTTGATTTAATAGAAATTTTATTGCCAAGTTCAATGGATTTTAATTCAAAAGAAGTAAAACAGCAGTTGAAAGATAATAATTTGGATGTTGTCTGTTCTTTAAACCTTCCAAAAGAAGCGCATATTCCTTTTTATCCCGAAGTTGCAGAAAAGTTGATAAAACGGGCAATTGACAAAACTTCAGAACTGGAAACTGATTTTTTAGGCGGTGTTCTTCACGGTGGAATCGGAGTTTTTTCCGGAAATCCTTTAACGGAAAATGAATCTGAAATTATTGTTGAAGTTTGGAACAAAGTAGCAGATTATGCTAAAGAAAAAGGTGTGAATATCGGAATCGAACCAATCAACCGCTATGAATCGTATGTTTGTAATACTGCGGAAAATGTTTTGGATTTAATAAAAAAAACAGACAAAGATAATTTGGTTCTTCATCTTGATACATTTCACATGAACATTGAGGAAAATAATTTTTACGATCCAATTATTCTTGCAGGAAATAAGCTTAAGCACGTTCACATCACAGAATCTCACCGCGGAATGTTGGGTGAAGGAACGGTGAATTGGAACGAACTTTTCAGAGCTTTAAAAGAAATCGATTTTGAAGGAAATCTTGTCTTGGAGAATTTTTCATCATCAATTCCCGGAATGCAGCAGATGGTTTCACTTTGGCAAAAATCGCCTTATGATGCCGATCAGCTGGCTGATGGAAGTTTACAATTTCTGAAAATTATGTAA
- a CDS encoding carbohydrate porin has translation MKNFNVFKCSFWFIFIISQVFHAQIVITNKDFSFGTTGRIGAGYSPNADGKTGRQLNLNNQGSLGGRMDQGDYVDFLPAFHFTPIVNGDSVKTTKIDMQTRLSFYSGGTFLGNVDSKSNQGMIIALPEAFVEARNILGSDWDVWAGSRWLRYDDIHIADYFYFDDHSATGWGLRHKNTRFSMFFPAAIDTAASNSTPYSYTNVISGTKNLIYRQREVFILEQIIPFKNNIHKLKLLAEFHNVEKSGENSMEQYPSDNGWVVGAKLNTNLKTKIAGSFNQISIRYGNGIANGGDSGNTQTWRTYGAPDEITKTYKGAYSLTAVEHILLNISNKWSANAYAVFTMSKGGSDSNNKAIDYYKREIFNKKSEFNTGLRATYYVNNWFHILSELHFATRKDGNQNSASMTKLVLAPTIVPTAERSVWARPNIRFIAEVSRYNNQAMNSLYSPFLQQSGSKRFGTYLGVRTEWWIF, from the coding sequence ATGAAGAACTTTAATGTTTTTAAATGCAGCTTTTGGTTTATTTTCATCATTAGCCAGGTTTTTCACGCACAAATTGTGATCACCAACAAAGATTTTTCATTCGGAACAACAGGAAGAATTGGAGCAGGATATTCTCCAAATGCTGATGGAAAAACAGGTAGACAACTGAATCTTAATAATCAGGGTTCACTTGGAGGAAGAATGGATCAAGGCGATTATGTAGATTTTTTGCCCGCTTTTCATTTCACTCCCATTGTAAATGGCGACAGTGTAAAAACTACGAAAATCGATATGCAGACGAGACTGAGTTTCTATTCTGGTGGAACTTTTCTTGGAAATGTAGATTCAAAATCAAATCAGGGAATGATCATTGCGTTGCCTGAAGCTTTTGTGGAAGCAAGAAATATTTTGGGAAGCGATTGGGATGTTTGGGCCGGATCACGATGGCTGAGATATGACGATATTCATATTGCGGATTATTTTTACTTTGATGATCATTCTGCGACAGGATGGGGTTTGAGACATAAAAACACCAGATTCTCAATGTTTTTTCCGGCAGCGATTGATACTGCAGCAAGTAATTCTACACCATATTCTTACACAAATGTCATTAGTGGAACAAAAAATCTGATCTACAGACAACGGGAAGTTTTTATATTGGAACAGATTATTCCATTCAAAAATAATATTCATAAACTGAAACTTCTTGCCGAATTTCATAACGTAGAAAAATCGGGTGAAAATTCTATGGAGCAATATCCGTCAGACAATGGATGGGTTGTAGGTGCAAAACTGAATACCAATTTAAAAACAAAAATTGCAGGTTCTTTTAACCAAATATCGATAAGATACGGAAACGGAATCGCCAACGGAGGTGACAGCGGAAACACCCAAACCTGGCGAACTTATGGTGCTCCGGACGAAATTACTAAAACCTACAAAGGTGCTTATTCTTTGACGGCGGTTGAGCATATTTTACTCAATATTTCCAATAAATGGTCAGCTAATGCTTATGCTGTTTTTACGATGAGTAAAGGAGGTTCGGACAGTAATAATAAAGCAATTGATTATTATAAACGAGAAATTTTCAATAAGAAATCTGAATTCAATACAGGTCTTAGAGCGACTTATTATGTTAACAACTGGTTTCATATTCTATCAGAATTACATTTTGCTACGAGAAAAGACGGCAATCAAAACTCAGCTTCGATGACGAAATTAGTTTTGGCACCAACGATTGTTCCGACAGCAGAAAGAAGTGTTTGGGCAAGGCCGAATATTCGTTTTATTGCAGAAGTTTCAAGATATAATAATCAGGCAATGAACAGTCTGTATTCACCATTTTTACAACAATCTGGTTCTAAAAGATTCGGAACTTACCTTGGTGTGAGAACAGAATGGTGGATTTTCTAA
- a CDS encoding carbohydrate kinase family protein, whose product MNNNKSYTVCFGEVLWDIFPAGSRAGGAPFNVAYNLDKMGVEVRMISKIGKDKLGNELLNKIKSWDISTDYVQIDEEKPTGTVIANFDQHGEAHYDIVENVAWDYIQITPEHKKLIKNSEAFVFGSLIARNEESRNTLLALIEFSKFRVFDVNFRPPFIDFELIKILLHKAHLVKMNKAELRTIIEFLDEEYIDEDNSIRHIQNYFDLNEIVLTKGSKGARYFVGNENYTFSAVSIEITDTVGSGDSFLAGFLSKRIKGRSPQEIMKQAVSLGAFITSKSGACPDYSYEAFKSFREEHYSQTI is encoded by the coding sequence ATGAATAATAATAAATCTTACACCGTTTGTTTCGGAGAAGTTCTCTGGGATATTTTTCCAGCCGGATCTAGAGCTGGTGGTGCGCCTTTCAATGTTGCATATAATCTTGATAAAATGGGAGTAGAGGTTCGGATGATCAGCAAGATCGGAAAAGATAAACTTGGAAATGAACTTCTGAATAAAATTAAAAGTTGGGATATCTCTACAGATTATGTTCAGATTGATGAAGAAAAACCAACTGGAACTGTCATTGCGAATTTCGATCAACACGGTGAAGCACATTATGATATCGTTGAGAATGTAGCTTGGGATTATATCCAGATTACTCCGGAGCATAAAAAGTTGATAAAGAATTCTGAAGCCTTTGTTTTTGGAAGTCTGATTGCCAGAAATGAAGAATCTAGAAACACTCTTCTAGCGTTGATAGAGTTTTCAAAATTTAGAGTGTTTGATGTGAATTTCCGTCCACCGTTCATTGATTTTGAATTAATTAAAATATTGCTTCACAAAGCACATTTAGTAAAGATGAACAAAGCAGAATTAAGAACGATAATCGAGTTTCTTGATGAAGAATATATTGACGAAGATAATAGTATTAGGCATATTCAAAATTATTTTGATCTGAATGAGATTGTCCTTACCAAAGGGAGCAAAGGTGCAAGATATTTTGTAGGAAACGAAAACTATACTTTCTCTGCAGTTTCAATAGAAATTACAGACACTGTGGGTAGTGGAGATTCTTTTCTTGCCGGTTTTTTATCTAAGAGAATTAAAGGCAGAAGTCCTCAGGAAATAATGAAACAGGCGGTTTCTTTAGGAGCTTTTATTACTTCAAAATCAGGTGCTTGTCCGGATTATTCCTATGAAGCCTTCAAATCTTTTCGAGAAGAGCATTACAGTCAAACTATTTAA
- a CDS encoding LacI family DNA-binding transcriptional regulator produces MKKASIKDIARIAGVSVATVSYVLNKKEGQRISEDTKKKIFEIAETINYTPNRMAKSLKNNRTKLLGLIVADISNDFYSSIARNLEDKALKLGYTLIIGSSDENAEKFEKLIDLFSQQQVDGMIVAPVVGSEGALSKLINKNYPVVTIDRYLKGINIPGVILNNKEIAETTTSYLLEKNFDEIIYIGYDTKLPHLLDRKLGFDTSLADSGKNIVKKNILVGLENITEEIQTKLEQALGKKPKNIVLYFSSNKLAVAGLAYLVRNNINVPEQVSVLAFDETEAYKLFPADITYVQQPLEEMADETIKLLDLQINQYSTTAKKITLSGNLIIKNSIK; encoded by the coding sequence ATGAAAAAGGCATCCATTAAAGATATTGCTAGAATTGCAGGAGTTTCCGTAGCAACAGTTTCTTATGTTCTGAACAAAAAAGAAGGACAGAGAATCAGTGAAGATACCAAAAAAAAAATTTTTGAAATTGCTGAAACGATTAACTATACGCCAAACAGAATGGCAAAAAGTCTTAAAAATAACAGAACAAAATTATTAGGTCTTATAGTTGCCGATATCTCCAACGACTTTTACTCGAGCATAGCAAGAAATCTTGAAGATAAAGCCTTAAAATTAGGATACACTTTAATTATTGGAAGCTCAGATGAAAATGCCGAAAAGTTTGAAAAACTAATTGATCTTTTTTCTCAACAACAGGTAGATGGAATGATTGTCGCTCCAGTTGTAGGTTCTGAAGGTGCTCTTTCGAAGTTGATTAATAAAAATTATCCTGTAGTTACGATTGATAGATATCTGAAAGGAATAAATATTCCAGGCGTTATTTTGAATAACAAGGAAATTGCCGAAACTACAACATCCTATCTTTTAGAAAAAAATTTTGACGAAATAATTTATATAGGTTATGATACCAAATTACCCCATCTTTTAGACAGAAAATTGGGTTTTGATACAAGTCTTGCAGATTCTGGAAAAAATATTGTTAAAAAAAATATTCTTGTAGGCCTCGAAAATATTACAGAAGAAATTCAGACCAAACTTGAGCAAGCTTTAGGTAAAAAACCAAAGAATATTGTGCTTTATTTTTCGAGTAACAAACTTGCAGTCGCTGGTCTTGCTTACCTTGTTAGGAATAATATTAATGTTCCGGAACAGGTTTCTGTACTGGCTTTTGATGAGACAGAAGCATATAAATTATTTCCTGCAGATATTACTTATGTACAGCAACCCTTAGAGGAAATGGCAGATGAAACAATTAAATTACTTGATTTACAAATAAATCAATATTCAACTACAGCCAAAAAAATAACACTATCAGGAAATTTAATTATTAAAAATTCAATAAAATAA
- a CDS encoding ATP-binding protein codes for MPFQNLKQYILQKLAIQTEEIQETYNFQNTFSEVLGREIMHNEAVILLMALVPHVLPNFFDDIIKELHPEGGEFPEFGGVRLEGHRGMLPTGETAQYILAKENIEHRLKIQQYFEASHWFFKEQIITIDSVKEGEPLMSGRLILKSETVHLLLYGKKLKPKFSPNFPAKEVSTQLEWQDLVVNTTIQNQIHQMRLWVKHHQTLRENWGMGKHLLPGYRALFYGPSGTGKTLTATLLGKEFQREVYRIDLSQVVSKYIGETEKNLEKIFTQAENKNWILIFDEADALFGKRTQTKSSNDRYANQEVSYLLQRVENFNGLIILTTNFKNNIDDAFLRRFNCLIGYSKPNAEDRLLLWQKIIPPNVTLENTDIVKKIAKNYELTGAQIVSAMTYACLQAIEEQTSVFKSIFLLKGIEAEYQKEEKTFNHL; via the coding sequence ATGCCTTTCCAAAATCTAAAACAATATATACTCCAAAAGCTTGCTATTCAAACTGAAGAAATACAAGAAACCTATAACTTCCAAAATACATTTTCAGAAGTTTTGGGAAGAGAAATTATGCATAATGAAGCAGTCATTTTATTAATGGCTTTGGTTCCTCATGTATTGCCAAATTTTTTTGATGATATTATTAAAGAGCTTCATCCCGAAGGAGGAGAATTTCCTGAATTCGGCGGAGTACGTCTGGAAGGTCATAGAGGAATGTTACCAACCGGAGAAACTGCACAATATATTTTAGCAAAAGAAAATATTGAGCATCGTTTAAAAATTCAACAATATTTTGAAGCATCTCATTGGTTTTTCAAAGAACAGATTATTACAATCGATTCTGTAAAAGAAGGCGAACCTTTAATGAGTGGAAGACTTATTTTAAAATCTGAAACAGTACATTTATTATTATACGGAAAAAAGTTAAAGCCGAAATTCAGTCCTAATTTTCCGGCTAAAGAAGTTTCTACTCAATTAGAATGGCAGGATTTGGTTGTAAATACAACTATTCAGAACCAAATTCATCAAATGAGGCTTTGGGTAAAGCATCACCAGACTTTACGTGAAAACTGGGGGATGGGGAAGCATCTTCTTCCGGGATACAGAGCATTGTTCTATGGACCATCGGGAACAGGAAAAACCTTAACCGCTACTTTATTAGGAAAAGAATTTCAACGCGAAGTCTATCGTATCGATTTATCACAGGTCGTTTCCAAATACATTGGGGAAACAGAAAAAAATCTCGAAAAAATATTTACTCAGGCTGAAAACAAAAACTGGATTTTGATTTTTGACGAAGCAGATGCTCTGTTTGGAAAACGCACCCAAACCAAATCTTCAAACGACCGATATGCCAATCAGGAAGTAAGCTATTTGCTCCAAAGGGTAGAAAATTTTAATGGATTAATTATTCTTACCACCAATTTTAAAAATAATATCGATGATGCATTTCTTAGACGATTCAACTGTTTAATAGGTTATAGCAAACCTAATGCTGAAGATAGGCTTTTATTATGGCAAAAAATCATTCCACCCAATGTTACTTTAGAAAATACTGATATCGTAAAAAAAATTGCCAAAAACTATGAATTAACTGGTGCCCAAATCGTTTCAGCCATGACTTATGCATGTTTGCAGGCAATAGAAGAACAAACTTCAGTTTTTAAAAGCATTTTTTTATTAAAAGGAATAGAAGCTGAATATCAAAAAGAGGAAAAAACATTTAATCATTTATAA
- the fucP gene encoding L-fucose:H+ symporter permease, with protein sequence MNTAKFTEKKYVVILAFVISLFFFWAIALTMGDVLNKHFQNVLNISKSKSGLVQLSIFGAYALMGIPAGYFMKKFGYKKGVILGLSLFALGSFLFIPAANQMSFNFFRIALFVLAMGMATLETVAHPFVAALGNEKTSDQRVNFAQSFNGLGAIIGPLLGGYFIFGKSGLEDNSLDSVKDLYTWIGVVILTITIVFSFIKVPSLKDPHAEDIQVLENENGVESSVSDPHAPLYRQRHFIFAVVAQFFNIAAQGGTWAYFINYGVEKMHLPEIQASYYFSLSMAMMMIGRFVGTFLMKFIAPNKLLAIFTGCNIVLCLVISQSFGWASFISLILLNLFLSVMYPTIFSLGLKRLGNKVPQASSFLVMAMFGGAVFPPLMGKIAEKDIAHAYLLPIVCYFVILLFALKFYKPKTLK encoded by the coding sequence ATGAATACTGCAAAATTTACAGAAAAGAAATATGTTGTTATATTGGCATTCGTTATTTCGTTATTTTTCTTTTGGGCAATTGCTTTGACGATGGGGGATGTATTGAACAAGCATTTTCAAAATGTCCTCAATATTTCCAAATCAAAATCAGGATTGGTGCAGCTTTCCATCTTCGGAGCTTACGCATTGATGGGAATTCCTGCGGGATATTTTATGAAAAAATTTGGTTACAAAAAAGGCGTTATTTTAGGATTATCTCTTTTTGCTCTTGGCTCTTTTCTTTTTATTCCTGCTGCTAACCAAATGTCATTTAATTTTTTCCGAATTGCTCTTTTTGTTTTGGCAATGGGAATGGCCACTTTGGAAACTGTTGCCCATCCTTTTGTAGCTGCATTGGGAAATGAAAAAACAAGTGACCAAAGGGTAAATTTTGCACAATCTTTTAATGGTTTGGGCGCAATTATAGGCCCGCTTTTAGGAGGTTATTTTATCTTTGGAAAATCAGGATTAGAAGATAATTCTTTAGATTCTGTAAAAGATCTTTACACTTGGATTGGTGTTGTAATTTTAACAATAACCATTGTTTTTTCATTTATTAAAGTTCCAAGCTTGAAAGACCCTCATGCAGAAGATATTCAGGTTTTAGAAAATGAAAATGGAGTAGAATCTTCGGTTTCAGATCCTCACGCACCACTTTACAGACAGAGACATTTTATTTTTGCTGTTGTAGCTCAGTTTTTCAACATTGCTGCACAGGGCGGAACCTGGGCGTATTTCATCAATTACGGAGTAGAAAAAATGCACCTTCCGGAGATTCAAGCGTCCTATTATTTTTCATTAAGTATGGCAATGATGATGATCGGTCGTTTTGTAGGAACTTTCCTTATGAAGTTTATCGCTCCTAATAAGCTTTTGGCAATCTTCACAGGGTGTAATATTGTACTTTGTTTGGTTATTTCCCAAAGTTTTGGCTGGGCATCTTTTATCAGTTTGATATTATTAAACCTATTCTTAAGTGTAATGTATCCGACTATTTTCAGTCTTGGGTTGAAGAGATTAGGCAACAAAGTTCCACAGGCTTCTTCATTCCTGGTAATGGCGATGTTTGGTGGTGCCGTTTTTCCTCCTTTAATGGGAAAAATTGCCGAGAAAGATATTGCACACGCTTACCTTCTTCCAATCGTTTGTTATTTTGTGATTCTGTTATTTGCTTTGAAATTTTATAAGCCAAAGACACTTAAATAA